AAAGGCTGAGCCAGGCTGTCCAGCAAAAGCTGAATGGCAATGGCGAAGCTGCCGCCGACGCCAAACTGGTGCTGCGCGCTGCCGCCCGGCAAATCGGCATCGGCGCTTCGACGCTTTGGCGCATCGCCACAGGCGAGCATACGCCGAGCGTCAAAACGCTGGTGCACATCTGTGATTGGCTGCAAACCAGCACGGATGAGTTTCTGGCGCAGCAACGTGACGCACTCAATCTGCCGGGCCTGCCCTTCTTCGGCCCGGTGAATGCCGGTATGCCCGCGCCGGCGTTTAACGACAATGCCGAGTGGCTGCCCTTGCAACAGCAAGTCACGCGGCATCCAACGCAAAGTTTTTGCGTGCGCGCCAATGGCAATTCGATGATCGACGCGGGGATTTTTGACCGCGACCTGCTCGTCGTGGATCGCGCCGAAGAAACGCGCCACGGCCACATCGTGGTCGTCTCGATCAACGAACAGTTTTTGGTCAAGCGGCTCGACAAATCCAAAGCCACCCCGGTCTTTCGTTCCGCCAACCCCAATTATCCCGACTTCACGCCCAAGACCGGCGATGAGGTCGTGATCTGGGGCCGTGTCGTCCAATCGCTCCGGGAACATTAATGCTCAATGCAGTACAGGGAGCGGTAGCGACCTGGCATCTTCGCAGATGCACAAGCCGCAAACACCAGGTTGCTACCACTCCCTGTACCGCCCCCCGCAGCCGCAATGCATTCCGCCATCGCCCTCGTGGACGCCAACAATTTCTACGTCTCTTGCGAACGCCTCTTCCGCCCCGATCTGCGCGACAAACCGGTCGTCGTCCTGTCCAACAATGATGGCTGCATCGTCTCGCGCAGCAATGAGGCCAAAGCCCTCGGCATTCGCATGGCTGAACCCGCCTTCAAGGCGCGAGACCTCTTCGAATTGCACAACGTCACAGTGTTCTCCAGCAACTACGCGCTCTATGGCGATCTGTCGCGGCGCATGTTCGCCATCCTGCAAGAATATTCGCCCCTGGCCGAGTATTACTCGATTGACGAAGCCTTTATCGAATTGCAGGCCAACGCCGCCGCTGAACTTGAGCAGCTTGGCCGCGCCATCCGCGCCCGCATCCAACGCGACATCGGCATTCCCGTCTCCATCGGCATCGCCACGACCAAAACGCTTGCCAAAGTTGCCGCGCACCACGCCAAGCAATCCGCCAAAACGCGCGGCGTGCTCAATCTCTTCGATTCGCCGCATCTGGATGTGGCGCTCGAACGCATGCCGATTGACGAAATCTGGGGCATGGGCCGTAAGCTGAGCAAACGCCTGTTGGGGCGCGGCTACGTCACCGCCAAGCATCTGCGCGACGGCGGCGACGACGATCTGAAACGCGTGCTGAACGTCGTCGGCATGCGCACCGTCTTTGAACTGCGCGGCATTCCCTGTTCGCCCATCGAATCCGGCGGCGGACGCCCGCGCAAGATGATTATCGTCTCGCGCTCCTTCGGCCAAGCCATCTACGACTACGACAATCTGGCCGCCGCCGTCACGCACCACACAATTCGCGCCGCCGAAAAGTTGCGCCGTGGCGGCCAGGTCGCAGGTCACGTCACGGTCTACCTGCGCACCAGCTACTACCGCGACCAGGACGAAACCGACCGCTACAACGGCTCAATCACCTTGCCGCTCGCGCCCAAAACTGATACCACACCGGAAATGCTGAAAGCCGCAATGGAAGGGTTGCAACAGATTTACGAACCGGGTCACCGCTACGCCAAAGCGGGGGTGATGCTGATGGATTTATCGGCGGCAGCAGCCTTGCCGCTGCGTCTCTGGGGGCACGAACGCCACGAACGCGAACGGCGGTTGATGCAGGCGCTGGACGAGGTCAACGCCAAATTTGGGCAGGACGCTGTGCACTTCGGCGTGCCGAAGCAGGAAGCACAGTGGAAGATGCGCAGCGAATTGCGGTCAGCGCGTTACACCACACGGTGGGATGAGTTATTAACCGTAGGCGAGAAATCGGCGGGAGCGGCAGGCGGCGAAGCGGAGTTTACTCTTTCCACTCAGCTTCGGGAATTTCAGCCCCTTTGAGAATGCTGCGCAAAGTGCCAAGGGGCAAGACACGCCCGCGATGCTCCGGCACGATCACTTGCAGGCCTGATTGCGCATTCCGCCATTTGCGATGACTGCCCTTTTGCGAGATCAAACGAAAGCCGTATTGCGTCAACAGACTCTCGACCTCACGCGCGGTCATCCGGCGCATTCGGTCACTCAGCAGACAAAGACCTCCTGCAACACGGTGCCTGCGGCCAATTCGAGTTGGTCAGGTTGCAGGTAAAGCTCAATCGCTTCGCGGATATTTTCCAACGCCTCGGCCTCGGTCAACCCCGCCGAAGCGCAGCCCGGCAACTCAGGACACCAAGCCGCCCAGTCGCCTGTTGCTTGATCGTATTCCAACGCCACACGCCATCGCATTATAATTTGCCTCCTTGTTCGAGTTAGCGCACACACACAGGATTGGTGCGCAGCATTCCATAATCTTCACTACTCGCTCAGACAAAAAGTTCGGGCGAGACATGAAAGAAGTCGGCCAGCTTTTGAGCCTGTGTTTTGCTGATGGCGCGCACCCCATTGAGGACTTCAGCCGCACGCGCGCGCGATCCGAATAGCGGCGTCAAGACTTCTTGCTGCAACCCGCGCGCTTCCAGCAAGTGTTGCAAGACTTGATGCGGCGGCGCTGGCTCAATCGGATAATGCGCATCCTCATAATCTTGAATCAGCTTCACGAGCAAATCGAAGAGCTTCGCCTCCTCCGGCGACAGACTGGCTTCACGGCTCATCATCGGCTCAACGACCGCCAACAACCGTTCGTATTCAGCTTCGCTCTCGATGATTTGCGGCAACGTATCGGCCAGTAAATCCGCATACCGTTTCGGGCTGAATTTAGCAGTCATCTTTCCACCTCTCTCGATCATATTCCGCGTGGGTCAGCACGTGTTTGATGAATACCGCTTGCCGCGCATAGTTGAACTTCACAATCAACCGGTATCGGCTGTCACTACAGTGTGCGGGAACTGCGGGGCAGTACCGCGCGCGTGAGCAAGCGGAGGCTCTGCCCTTGTACCAATCCGCCTGACTTGACGCGCCGCTTGCTCACGCGCGCGGTACTGTCCTGGCGCATTCTCCTCGTCCACGCAATTGCAACCCGATCCAAAGGTAAAAAGGGCAGTGGGTTACGAAGTCCTCGACGAAACCACAACACGAAAACCGTGATCGTTGCTGCGATAGCCAGGCGCATTATTGCCACGGTTGGCAGAGCGACAGAGCCTCCCATCGTAGATCCACGAACCGCCCCGCAGCACTTGGCTACTTGAGTCCCCACCACTCAACCAAGCTGAGCCATCAATCGGCGCGTCTTGATAGCTCTTGTGCCAGACATCCGCGCACCATTCCCACACATTGCCGTGCATATCGTAAAGGCCAAATGCATTCGCCATGCCCAAGCTGCCCACCGGCACAGTCTGTTGCCGGTACTCGCCCTTCGCTGCTTCGCCGTAGGGATAATTGCCATCGTAATTGACCAACTCCGGCGTAATTGTCGGGCCAAAGGCAAACGGCGTCGTGCTGCCCGCACGGCAGCCGTATTCCCACTCAGCCTCGCTTGGCAAACGATAAGTGCGTTTGAATTGCCGTTCCAACCGCTGGCAAAACTCGACTGCTTCCTCCCAACTCACCTGCTCGACCGGCAATTTGTCGCCCTCGAACGCTGACGGTTCCGGCGGCAATTCCAGCTTCACTTTCGGCAAGCGCGCCACGGCCCACCACTGCTCCTGCGTCACCTGATAACGGCTCATCCAAAAGTCCGGCACAGCCACACGATGGCGCGGCGTTTCCCACTCGTACCATTCACGCTTGGGGTCTTTGCGGTAACGCTGGGCATCGGCAAAAGCGGCTTCGACTTCAGCATCGGTCGAACCCATACGGAAAGTGCCCGCCGGGATTTCGATCATCTGCAAATGCACGCCGTGGCCCAGGTCTTCCTCAAAACCGGCGACTTGAGCATTAACCCGCTCGATGATGCGTCCATGCTCATCCACGCGCGCCGTGACGAAATCGAAGCTGCGCGTGGGTGTACCGAGTTGCCCAGGCTTCACGACTGGCGCGGATGGCGTGGGCTTTGGCAGCGGAGTAGCGACGGTTGGAAGAGTTACCGACTTAACCGTTTTGGGTTCGCCACGCCGCGCACTCTCTATCTCAAGCGCTTTGAAAAGCTTCTCCCAACCACGCTCTTCAAACAGATTGACGCAATGCAGATGCTTCAATTCCGCTGGAAACTCGCAGTCCTCCAGCCGCGCCGGAATAACAAAGATGTCATCGGGCCGCATCTCACGCCGCTTCTCCAACGCGAGCTTGAACTCATGTTGGATGAAGCTGCGTTTCGCCACCGACGTTTGCGACAAACAGATGATGATGAAATCGGAACTGGTCAAGGCCCCTTCGATCACCAGTTTGAAATCCTGCCCCGGCAACAAGTCTTCGTCGTCCAGCCAGGGTTTGTAGCCCTGCGCCGTCAAACGCTGATGAAGGTCGCGGACCTTTACGCGATCTTCGCTGGCATAGCTGATAAAGATTTGCAGTTGCTCCATATCCGGTTCGCTTATTCAGGCTCAATTTGTTGGGACGTTTGCCCAGCCTCCAAAACTTAGGTCGGATTTCAATTGCGTGTACGGTAAGGGCGCGTAACGCCGGGACAGTACCGCGCGCGTCAGCAAGCGGAGACTGCGCCGCTACTCCAGTCCGCCAGACTTGACGCGCCGCTTGCTGACGCGCGCGGTACTGTCCCGTTGCGCGGCTTTTACCTTACACCGAAGTGAAAACCGATCTAGGCTAGCGGGCAAAGCGGCTGACCATCTGGCTTCGCTGGTTTGGGGCAACGGGGTCACAGTGTAGGCAGAGAGCCACAGCTTGTCTACGCTAGCGCGGAATCGTAGGTTTGCAGGCTGGAAAGCAATTGATAAAACCGAAAAGGGTCACGAGAACTGGTCTCGCGACCCTTTCTATTTTGCAGGTTTACCAACCGCCTCAACGCAACAACACCCGCACTACATTCGCGGGTCGGCCTGCCATCGTCACGGTGATTTCGACCTCGCCGCGTCCGGCCAGCGTGTGAGGCAGGCGCAGATTGATTTGATCTACGCCGACCAGACCGCCCTGCTTGCCGGCATACAGTACCGGCAGATCAACGGCGTTATTCACTGGCGCGCCGAGGGGCTGGGCTTTCGCGGTGACGCCAGCCAGGCCGCTTTGATTTTGCCAGCCGGTGCCGAACAGGACTAAGAAGACCTGATCGCGTTCGCTGCCCAGTTTGATCGGCAGGGGCACGTAACGCCGCGTCGCGGGGTCGAGTTGCGCGAGGGGTTCATAGAATTGCGCGCCGTCAGCACGCACGCGCAACACCAGGCCCGTCGGCACGCCCAGCCCGTTGGCATTCGCGGTGAATAACGCGGGTGCAACGGGCGAGACGGTCACGGTGCCGAGTGCGATGGCGCCGTCGCCTGTCACAATCGTCACGGTCGCGGGGCCTGCCGCCGTGCCCGGTGGCAGTTGATAATTCACCTGACTGGGCGCGACGAAAAACAACGGCGCGGCCCGTTCGACCAGGTGGCTGTCCGTCACGAAGACGCGCGTCCCGGCCAGCGTCAACGGCAAGGGCGTCGTGTCGGCAGAGCGCGTGGCCGTCGCCAGCCGTTCGCCAAAGGCTGCCACAATGCCACCGGGGGCGAGCGCCAGCGCGTTGAAACTCGCCGCCGAAACGTTGACGACGCGCCCGTTTTGCGTGCCGATGGGCGGTGAGGTTGCCACTACGCTGCCTAATTGGTCGTAAAGCGTCACGCGCACCTTGGTGACTTCGGGTCGCCGCGACGCACCGGCAAAGCGTTTGACGACAGTGAAGCTTTGGCCCTTGAGAACGTTTTGCGCGGCGATGTCCGCCGCCAGATCGAAGCCCGGCGCATCGCCTACCGGCACATCGCCGACGTTCAGGAATTGATAGGTCACGTGGTAAATGTCCAGGTTGGCATCGTGCGTCGAGAACTCGACCGAGAATTCATCCTCCGCCGTCTTGGCTAACACAACCAGGGGCGCGAGGCGCGGGGCCAGCGGATTGATGAGTTTCACTTCCGTTGTCACGCGGCCTGTGAGCGGCACATTGAGCGCCGTACCCGCATTCGGCGTAATGGTCAGCGAGGAATTGACGACATCCGGGATGACTTGGGAGGCGAACAGATTCGTCACGCGCCCGGCTGGCGCGGGGATCAGCGGATTGAACAGCACGCGGAAGCGTTGCGGCTGGCCGCCGGAAATTTGCGCCGTGGTGACTGGCGTTTCGCTGCCGTTGGCGTTGATGAGGCGCAGTTGGAATGTGGCGCTGTCATCGGCGTCAGTGACTTTGCCGCTGGTTACTTCGGGGCCAGTGCGTTTGAAGCCGAAGTTGACGGTGAGCGGCTGGCAGCCGGTGTTTTCCAGCGTGATGAGGCGCGCGGGCGGATTGGGATTGGTCTCGCGCGCCGCCGCGACAGGGCCAAATTCAAAGGCCGCAGCATTGCCTTCGAGCGTGGCTTTGAGTTGTGGGGGCGGCAGCGACACCGCCGCGCTCGCCGTGTTGTTCGCCGCATTCGGATCAAGCGATCCGGTCGCCAGCGTCACGGTGTTGTTGATGGTGCTGCTGGTCGCGCCCGCGCAATTGACCGCCGCCGTCAGCGTGGCCGTGGCTGAAGCGCCCGCCGCCAAGGTGGTAAAGCGGATCGTGCGCGTATTGCCGCTGCCGTTGCAGGTGCCGCCGTTGCTGGCCGCGCACGAAGCGAAGGTGAGCGCGGACGGCAAGGCATCGGTCAAGATGACATCCGTGGCGACGCCCGGGCCGCCATTGACCACCGTCAAATTGTAGGTCACCTGTCCTGTCGCCGTAACCGTGGGAGGCGTCGCCGTCATCGTCACTGCAACGTCTGCGCCCGGTTGTGAGTTGTTGGTGTTGACGACCAGCGCGACTTCCACGACCTGCTGCGTATTCGGCACATCGGGCGAAGTCACCGTGATCAGCCCCGTATACTTGCCCAGTGCCAGCCCAGCGGGATTGACGGTGATCGGCAAATTGGCCGGCGTGATGCCGGTCCCAAAGGCCAGCCGCAACCACGGCTGATCGGACTTGGCTTGCCAGTTGATCGTGCCGTCGCCGTCGTTACGAATCGCCAAGCTCTGCGGCGTGGCGGACTGGCCGCCCGCGGCTACCTGGAAGTTCAGCCTGCCTGGCGCGGCGGCAATCTTCGCGGGTATCGCCGGGCGATTGCGCAAGATGCGCAGCTTGATATTCGCTGTCCCCGTTTGATTGTCGGCATCACGAGCAGTCAGCGTGATCGTGTGCGTGCCTTCCGCCAAATCTGAAGCTTTGACCGCCAGCGAGCCGCCCGTGCCCAACGCGCCATTCAAATCGGATGACCAACTCAAGCGGTCGTCCGCCAGCAAACCGTCTTCGTTGTCATAGGCGCGACCTTCCAACACGATGGTTTGATCGCTGACGTAGAGGCGGTCGGTGTCGGGCGCTTGAATCAAAGGCTGTGGCGCGTGCTTGGCCAGGTTGAAA
This sequence is a window from Acidobacteriota bacterium. Protein-coding genes within it:
- a CDS encoding Y-family DNA polymerase, which gives rise to MHSAIALVDANNFYVSCERLFRPDLRDKPVVVLSNNDGCIVSRSNEAKALGIRMAEPAFKARDLFELHNVTVFSSNYALYGDLSRRMFAILQEYSPLAEYYSIDEAFIELQANAAAELEQLGRAIRARIQRDIGIPVSIGIATTKTLAKVAAHHAKQSAKTRGVLNLFDSPHLDVALERMPIDEIWGMGRKLSKRLLGRGYVTAKHLRDGGDDDLKRVLNVVGMRTVFELRGIPCSPIESGGGRPRKMIIVSRSFGQAIYDYDNLAAAVTHHTIRAAEKLRRGGQVAGHVTVYLRTSYYRDQDETDRYNGSITLPLAPKTDTTPEMLKAAMEGLQQIYEPGHRYAKAGVMLMDLSAAAALPLRLWGHERHERERRLMQALDEVNAKFGQDAVHFGVPKQEAQWKMRSELRSARYTTRWDELLTVGEKSAGAAGGEAEFTLSTQLREFQPL
- a CDS encoding type II toxin-antitoxin system HicA family toxin, which translates into the protein MTAREVESLLTQYGFRLISQKGSHRKWRNAQSGLQVIVPEHRGRVLPLGTLRSILKGAEIPEAEWKE
- a CDS encoding type II toxin-antitoxin system HicB family antitoxin → MRWRVALEYDQATGDWAAWCPELPGCASAGLTEAEALENIREAIELYLQPDQLELAAGTVLQEVFVC
- a CDS encoding transcriptional regulator encodes the protein MTAKFSPKRYADLLADTLPQIIESEAEYERLLAVVEPMMSREASLSPEEAKLFDLLVKLIQDYEDAHYPIEPAPPHQVLQHLLEARGLQQEVLTPLFGSRARAAEVLNGVRAISKTQAQKLADFFHVSPELFV
- a CDS encoding type II toxin-antitoxin system HigB family toxin: MIVKFNYARQAVFIKHVLTHAEYDRERWKDDC
- a CDS encoding SUMF1/EgtB/PvdO family nonheme iron enzyme, which produces MEQLQIFISYASEDRVKVRDLHQRLTAQGYKPWLDDEDLLPGQDFKLVIEGALTSSDFIIICLSQTSVAKRSFIQHEFKLALEKRREMRPDDIFVIPARLEDCEFPAELKHLHCVNLFEERGWEKLFKALEIESARRGEPKTVKSVTLPTVATPLPKPTPSAPVVKPGQLGTPTRSFDFVTARVDEHGRIIERVNAQVAGFEEDLGHGVHLQMIEIPAGTFRMGSTDAEVEAAFADAQRYRKDPKREWYEWETPRHRVAVPDFWMSRYQVTQEQWWAVARLPKVKLELPPEPSAFEGDKLPVEQVSWEEAVEFCQRLERQFKRTYRLPSEAEWEYGCRAGSTTPFAFGPTITPELVNYDGNYPYGEAAKGEYRQQTVPVGSLGMANAFGLYDMHGNVWEWCADVWHKSYQDAPIDGSAWLSGGDSSSQVLRGGSWIYDGRLCRSANRGNNAPGYRSNDHGFRVVVSSRTS